In Cloacibacterium caeni, a single window of DNA contains:
- a CDS encoding LamG-like jellyroll fold domain-containing protein encodes MKTKTFTFLLVVFFTVGNAQVTAGLIQYFKFDNSYTNEANTVSFSPTSFDYDRSGYPNSAIRMTYTLQSQATIPGLPYGNAPRTIAFWTRSLADAGLNYGPIFTYGTGTSGNACGGGVSVDRTMFMSHTDNYTVMMGGNPNNVGTWYHFVMTYDGTTAKMYRNGQLMGSMTKSWNTINNSDIFKLGVGVGGEQWFNGLIDDLKIYDRAVSDSEVTDIYNEPNTNTVGLIKSFSFNNTAADDSNSVSFTTSNASYPITYTAGRSGAGQAMVTTASATRVCNIPNLPLGKRDRTISFWYYHTTFNPITSYAALGYGGTSQYNAFGFYMNANSVSFSGASYDASFTNGTTNPYQWYHAALVFEADNVKIYINGVIKGTSPKPLINTTLTSFRINAFAGAIDDLKIYDRALKSTQILNLYQNNTLSASENNRMAKSTISIYPNPAKNVVFVKSEKQITKIELYDFSGKKLKESTSKEMNISSLQRGNYLIRITDKEGNTQTKNLIKE; translated from the coding sequence ATGAAAACAAAAACATTTACTTTTTTACTAGTTGTATTTTTTACAGTTGGGAATGCACAAGTTACAGCGGGGCTCATTCAATATTTTAAGTTTGATAATTCTTATACTAACGAAGCAAATACAGTTTCTTTTTCACCCACTTCATTTGATTATGATAGAAGTGGATATCCCAATTCTGCAATCAGAATGACCTACACTTTGCAATCTCAAGCTACCATTCCTGGATTACCTTATGGTAATGCTCCACGAACTATTGCATTCTGGACAAGATCTTTAGCAGATGCAGGATTAAATTACGGCCCAATTTTCACTTACGGAACTGGTACGTCTGGAAATGCATGTGGCGGTGGTGTAAGCGTAGATAGAACGATGTTTATGTCTCATACAGACAATTATACCGTAATGATGGGAGGAAATCCCAACAATGTAGGAACTTGGTATCATTTCGTGATGACTTATGACGGAACAACTGCAAAAATGTACAGAAATGGACAATTAATGGGTTCTATGACTAAATCCTGGAATACTATTAATAATTCAGATATTTTTAAATTAGGTGTTGGTGTTGGTGGAGAACAATGGTTTAATGGCTTAATAGACGATTTAAAAATATATGATAGAGCTGTTTCCGACAGTGAAGTTACAGATATATATAATGAGCCCAATACAAATACTGTAGGATTAATAAAATCTTTTTCGTTTAATAATACTGCTGCAGATGATTCAAATAGTGTGAGTTTTACAACAAGTAATGCATCTTATCCTATAACTTATACTGCTGGAAGATCTGGAGCTGGCCAAGCAATGGTTACCACGGCTTCTGCTACAAGAGTTTGTAATATTCCTAATTTACCACTTGGGAAAAGAGACAGAACTATTTCTTTTTGGTACTATCACACTACTTTCAACCCTATAACTTCTTATGCAGCATTAGGTTATGGCGGAACCTCACAATACAATGCCTTTGGATTTTACATGAATGCTAATAGCGTTAGTTTTTCTGGGGCTTCCTATGATGCTAGTTTTACAAACGGAACTACAAATCCTTACCAATGGTATCATGCAGCTCTGGTTTTTGAAGCAGATAATGTAAAAATATATATAAATGGAGTAATAAAAGGCACTTCTCCTAAACCTTTAATAAACACTACGTTAACTTCTTTTAGAATTAATGCTTTCGCTGGAGCAATTGATGATTTAAAAATATATGATAGAGCTCTTAAAAGTACACAGATTTTAAATTTATATCAAAATAATACGCTCAGCGCTTCTGAAAATAATCGCATGGCAAAAAGTACTATTTCCATCTATCCCAATCCTGCAAAAAATGTTGTCTTTGTAAAATCTGAAAAACAAATTACTAAGATTGAACTTTATGACTTTTCTGGTAAAAAACTGAAAGAATCTACTTCCAAAGAAATGAATATTTCTTCTTTACAAAGAGGAAATTACCTTATAAGGATTACGGATAAAGAAGGAAATACGCAAACTAAAAATTTGATAAAAGAGTAA
- a CDS encoding LamG-like jellyroll fold domain-containing protein, whose protein sequence is MMKIKSLLIFTLFISVLAFAQTPIHHFTFNNTYSNSNSTIQLGQLNATFPTSFVTGRNGGQAVNIPNAGGLKAIINNLPLGNNPRTVATWIKFNQYNATGGSYIFSYGNAVNGQAFGLTMNYNNGLEQYNWGAGYSVTITINENSNVFFNNGQWYHLVTTYDGSKIKIYMNGALIKTQNLAINTSNTINNLFKIGATPSTSSWLTLNATIDDLQIFDVALTDAQVNSLYSGTLATADLSNIKNNISIYPNPAKDVVFVKSETLITKIELYDFSGKKIKESASKEMNISSLQRGNYLVKITDKEGNTQTKSLIKE, encoded by the coding sequence ATGATGAAAATAAAATCTCTACTCATTTTCACTTTGTTTATTTCTGTCTTGGCTTTTGCACAAACACCAATTCATCACTTTACATTTAATAATACATATTCTAATAGCAATTCTACTATACAACTTGGTCAACTGAATGCCACTTTTCCGACTTCATTTGTTACGGGTAGAAATGGTGGACAAGCAGTGAATATTCCCAATGCTGGAGGTTTAAAAGCAATTATCAATAATTTACCATTAGGAAATAACCCTAGAACTGTTGCAACTTGGATAAAATTCAACCAATATAATGCAACCGGTGGAAGTTACATATTTAGTTATGGAAATGCTGTAAACGGACAAGCTTTTGGCCTTACCATGAACTACAATAATGGTTTAGAACAATACAATTGGGGTGCCGGTTATAGTGTAACAATCACCATTAATGAAAATTCTAATGTCTTTTTTAATAACGGACAATGGTATCATTTAGTAACGACTTATGATGGCTCTAAAATTAAAATCTATATGAATGGTGCACTCATCAAAACACAAAATTTAGCAATCAACACATCTAACACAATCAATAATTTATTTAAAATAGGTGCTACTCCAAGTACTTCTTCTTGGTTAACTCTAAATGCGACGATTGATGATTTACAAATTTTTGACGTGGCACTAACAGATGCTCAGGTAAATAGTTTATATTCCGGAACGCTGGCTACAGCTGACTTGTCTAATATCAAAAACAACATTTCCATCTATCCCAATCCTGCAAAAGATGTTGTTTTTGTGAAATCTGAGACTCTTATTACAAAAATAGAACTTTATGATTTTTCAGGTAAAAAAATAAAAGAATCAGCTTCAAAAGAAATGAACATCTCTTCTTTACAAAGAGGAAATTACCTTGTAAAAATCACTGATAAAGAAGGAAATACGCAAACGAAAAGTTTAATAAAAGAGTAA